The Mercurialis annua linkage group LG8, ddMerAnnu1.2, whole genome shotgun sequence genome window below encodes:
- the LOC126661091 gene encoding uncharacterized protein LOC126661091, giving the protein MATNDFPVLTYPHAPSRHPDAESVNGGDYYTPYADSEISGSGAPATPSSKRHHYSNNNGSKKQKPNGKAGESELNVATVDYREDYRKDREEWSEAAIACLIEAYTERYREVNKGNLRGKDWEEVAEAVSERGGGGGGGGGGGYNGNYSGNVKKKSVEQCKNKIDNLKKRYKLELQRVISSGNNSNWHWFKLIEMVMGNSCANKLGSGEAEGAVNVKPLKRYTPSDLAFAKNLKAKSVRKLKWRRVVFKISGAALAGNSENIDPKVATHVAREVATACRLGLEVAIVVGGRNFFCGDSWISATGLDKPMAYQIGMMATVMNAILLQSALEKLDIQTRVQSAFAMPDLVEPYSRQKAIRHLEKGRVVIFGGIGSVVGNPLFNTTDAAAALRASEINAEALLKGTTVNGISENSNVILDRIPFGEVVSKGVTCMDTMAITYCEENGIPVVIFNLLEPGNICRALCGDQVGTSIDQA; this is encoded by the exons ATGGCCACTAACGATTTTCCGGTCCTCACATATCCTCACGCGCCGTCGCGCCACCCTGACGCAGAGTCGGTAAACGGCGGAGACTACTACACTCCCTATGCAGACTCCGAAATATCAGGATCCGGAGCTCCGGCGACACCGTCCTCGAAACGTCACCACTACAGCAATAACAACGGAAGCAAGAAGCAAAAACCTAACGGAAAAGCAGGAGAATCGGAGCTGAACGTCGCCACCGTGGATTACCGGGAAGATTACCGGAAAGACAGGGAGGAATGGAGCGAGGCGGCGATAGCGTGTTTGATAGAGGCGTATACGGAGAGGTATAGAGAGGTGAATAAGGGGAACTTGAGAGGGAAAGATTGGGAGGAGGTGGCGGAGGCAGTGAGCGAGAGAGGAGGCGGCGGAGGAGGTGGCGGAGGAGGAGGGTATAATGGTAATTATAGTGGTAATGTTAAGAAAAAGAGTGTAGAGCAGTGTAAGAATAAGATTGATAATTTAAAGAAGAGATATAAACTGGAGTTACAGAGGGTAATTAGTAGCGGTAATAATAGTAATTGGCATTGGTTTAAGCTAATTGAAATGGTTATGGGAAATTCTTGTGCTAATAAGCTTGGTAGTGGTGAAGCTGAAGGTGCTGTGAATGTTAAACCACTCAAGAG ATATACACCTAGTGATCTTGCCTTTGCAAAGAACCTGAAAGCTAAATCGGTTCGTAAGTTAAAATGGCGGAGAgtagtttttaaaattagtggTGCTGCTTTAGCTGGAAACTCTGAAAATATCGACCCCAAG GTGGCAACACACGTGGCGAGGGAAGTAGCTACTGCTTGCCGCCTTGGTTTAGAG GTAGCAATTGTTGTTGGGGGCCGCAATTTTTTCTGTGGAGATTCATGGATATCTGCTACTGGCTTAGATAAACCTATGGCATATCAGATTGG TATGATGGCAACAGTGATGAATGCCATACTGCTTCAGTCAGCTTTAGAGAAGTTGGATATTCAGACCCGGGTGCAAAGTGCATTTGCAATGCCAGATTTGGTTGAACCTTATAGCAGGCAAAAAGCAATCCGACATCTTGAGAAAGGAAGAGTTGTCATATTTGGCGGTATCGGTTCTGTTGTTGGAAATCCACTATTTAATACTACTGACGCAGCTGCAGCTCTAAGGGCTTCTGAAA TTAATGCGGAAGCACTCCTTAAAGGCACAACTGTCAATGGAATCTCTGAAAACAGTAATGTAATACTGGATCGCATACCTTTCGGAGAAGTGGTTTCCAAGGGTGTTACTTGTATGGATACAATGGCAATTACGTACTGCGAAGAGAACGGAATTCCTG TCGTAATCTTCAATTTGCTCGAACCCGGGAACATTTGTAGAGCATTATGTGGAGATCAAGTTGGCACCTCTATTGATCAAGCATGA
- the LOC126659663 gene encoding uncharacterized protein LOC126659663 isoform X1, whose amino-acid sequence MAESKDTPKTITNNNNPNEPTNLLSLLPKFNLKFPFFNHSEPQPQAQLVVKEDQQTGISEREAENKPNFVRLPNANNPKFTAPFGIEVEEGSGRTHKPIVIWQVYALGGFIILKWAWARYKERNERAKKASSDDDQSSDENQSPPDDN is encoded by the exons ATGGCAGAATCCAAAGACACCCCAAAAACTATCACCAACAACAATAACCCAAACGAACCCACAAATCTCCTCTCATTACTTCCCAAATTCAACCTCAAATTTCCATTCTTTAACCACTCAGAGCCACAGCCACAGGCACAATTGGTGGTTAAAGAGGACCAACAAACGGGAATTAGCGAGAGAGAAGCCGAGAATAAACCCAATTTTGTTCGGTTACCTAATGCTAATAATCCCAAGTTTACGGCGCCTTTCGGTATTGAGGTTGAAGAGGGCAGTGGAAGGACTCATAAACCTATTGTTATATGGCAG GTTTATGCACTGGGTGGATTCATTATTTTGAAATGGGCATGGGCGAGATATAAGGAAAGGAACGAGAGAGCGAAGAAAGCATCCTCAGATGATGACCAATCATCCGATGAGAATCAATCACCGCCCGATGATAACTGA
- the LOC126659663 gene encoding uncharacterized protein LOC126659663 isoform X2, with protein sequence MAESKDTPKTITNNNNPNEPTNLLSLLPKFNLKFPFFNHSEPQPQAQLVVKEDQQTGISEREAENKPNFVRLPNANNPKFTAPFGIEVEEGSGRTHKPIVIWQLLFFKFFRFMHWVDSLF encoded by the exons ATGGCAGAATCCAAAGACACCCCAAAAACTATCACCAACAACAATAACCCAAACGAACCCACAAATCTCCTCTCATTACTTCCCAAATTCAACCTCAAATTTCCATTCTTTAACCACTCAGAGCCACAGCCACAGGCACAATTGGTGGTTAAAGAGGACCAACAAACGGGAATTAGCGAGAGAGAAGCCGAGAATAAACCCAATTTTGTTCGGTTACCTAATGCTAATAATCCCAAGTTTACGGCGCCTTTCGGTATTGAGGTTGAAGAGGGCAGTGGAAGGACTCATAAACCTATTGTTATATGGCAG CTTCTATTTTTCAAATTCTTCAGGTTTATGCACTGGGTGGATTCATTATTTTGA